One segment of Solanum lycopersicum chromosome 1, SLM_r2.1 DNA contains the following:
- the LOC101258503 gene encoding transcription factor bHLH95-like codes for MNIDGENNHGLPWETNDFWSYLNDNQVGSEETFDGDKVPGPTKSDICQQLTIVNEVVEVTPAVGKKRSPPNRKSNGKGIAEPNLDVGGAEGKRESEHEIHIWTERERRKKMRTLFETLHALVPNLPAKADKSTIVYEAVNHIVKLQNTFKKLKSQKLEKLEEYNIGLAGSQKVYNSWEKYVVDQGSTCNSTAITPTNHGASPLIPTGFMTWSSPNVILNVCGEDAHISVCCPKKSGLFTIICYVLEKHKIDIVSAQISCDQFRSMFMIQAHAKSGRDVAQFSEAFTVEERLKQAATEIMALATSK; via the exons atgaatatagatGGTGAGAATAATCATGGGTTGCCATGGGAAACTAATGATTTCTGGTCATACTTGAATGACAATCAGGTTGGGAGTGAAGAGACGTTTGATGGTGACAAGGTGCCCGGTCCGACTAAGTCTGATATTTGTCAGCAACTAACAATTGTTAATGAGGTGGTTGAAGTAACACCAGCTGTAGGTAAGAAGAGAAGTCCACCAAATCGAAAAAGCAACGGTAAGGGAATTGCTGAACCCAATCTTGATGTTGGTGGAGCTGAAGGCAAAAGAGAATCTGAACATGAGATACACATATGGACAGAGAGAGAAAGGAGAAAGAAGATGCGAACCTTGTTTGAAACTCTTCATGCGTTGGTTCCTAATCTCCCTGctaag gCTGATAAGTCTACAATAGTTTATGAAGCAGTAAACCATATAGTAAAACTGCAGAATACTTTCAAAAAACTTAAAAGTCAAAAGCTAGAAAAGCTAGAAGAATACAACATAGGATTGGCGGGTTCACAAAAAGTTTATAATAGTTGGGAGAAGTATGTGGTTGATCAAGGATCAACATGTAATTCTACAGCTATTACACCAACAAATCATGGTGCTAGTCCCCTCATTCCAACAGGTTTTATGACATGGAGTTCACCAAATGTGATACTAAATGTATGTGGTGAAGATGCACATattagtgtgtgttgtcctaagaAGTCAGGGCTATTTACcatcatttgttatgttttggaGAAACATAAGATTGACATTGTGTCTGCTCAAATTTCATGTGATCAATTCAGAAGCATGTTCATGATCCAAGCTCAT GCAAAAAGTGGAAGAGACGTAGCTCAATTCTCGGAAGCATTCACAGTGGAAGAAAGGTTGAAACAAGCTGCAACTGAGATAATGGCACTGGCAACCTCCAAATGA